A portion of the Paenibacillus marchantiae genome contains these proteins:
- a CDS encoding CBS domain-containing protein, with translation MEISYFLLPKADVAYIKSSASMKDAIEQLELQHYTAIPVIDQDGKYVATLSEGDLLWKMRSTPGLTFETMDQVQVHEIDNRVYNECVFIKAEMEDMLTLAADQNFVPVVDVDRVFLGIIRRKDIIEYYTRNISD, from the coding sequence ATGGAAATCAGCTATTTTTTACTCCCCAAAGCCGACGTGGCCTATATCAAGTCTTCCGCTTCGATGAAAGATGCGATCGAGCAGCTTGAATTGCAGCATTATACCGCCATTCCCGTGATTGACCAGGATGGAAAATATGTTGCCACCCTGTCCGAAGGCGATTTGTTATGGAAAATGCGGAGCACTCCCGGACTGACATTTGAGACGATGGATCAGGTCCAAGTGCATGAGATCGACAACCGTGTATATAATGAATGTGTCTTTATTAAGGCAGAAATGGAGGATATGCTGACGCTGGCAGCAGATCAAAACTTTGTGCCTGTGGTGGATGTGGACCGTGTGTTCCTCGGTATTATCCGTCGCAAGGATATTATTGAGTATTATACGCGCAACATCTCCGACTAA
- a CDS encoding glycosyltransferase: MNYLSTRNKILVTATVIMSCIYVIWRTFFTIPFGHGPLAVTAGLALLIVELIGMFELAVHFYNMTRLEYPELPVVDEALYPDVDVFIATYNEPTSLLFKTINGCLNMDYPDRSKVHIHLCDDSNRPEMRELAAHLGINYLTRTEHVHAKAGNLNNAMKHTSSPLIVTFDADMIPKHDFLTSCVPYFLTGEKIGFVQTPQSFYNPDQFQYNLYSENRIPNEQDYFYRDVQVGRNKSNSVIYGGTNTVLSRQALEDVGGFYTGSITEDFATGIEMQSKGYRCFATNKVLASGLAPGDLKSLIKQRQRWARGCIQTGKKMNLLFKKGLSFAQKLNYISSITYWYSGLKRLLYIMSPILFAVFGVLVVKCTILEILVFWLPMYLLTNTCLRMLSGNIRTTKWTNVYETILFPSLLPAVILETLGITMNKFVVTRKDGAQNDDRNYQIKQMIPHLILAVLSIIGIVNCIHWTFSQGTIGFLVVLYWLLINFYNIMMSIFFLAGRKVFRIHERSMAAVDCTLTTEGEIISCITHDLSEGGISVMLDTPKYIPSDLEIGIKLVNDRYSSEFTGKVAHVASIGNRWKYAFTVKDITEQEQRQLLHIIYDREPTLPQKLDKDISTFEDIRLNFVRRGQSEFMSNRKLARIALNRELPTADHGTVTLMDFNYEFVLVEMEPHDLVNEIQLPLSEDISLECVWVQSLRNKRGNLYRVTNIRDIARNHQMPTLEALLKQWNKEHIQLDKTGPASQGKNNISPDELNEMAYL, from the coding sequence TTGAACTACTTAAGTACACGCAACAAGATACTTGTCACAGCTACTGTGATTATGTCTTGTATTTACGTCATTTGGCGTACATTTTTCACCATTCCTTTTGGACATGGCCCTCTCGCCGTAACCGCAGGTCTTGCCCTCCTCATTGTCGAACTTATAGGTATGTTCGAACTGGCCGTCCATTTTTACAATATGACCCGGCTCGAATATCCCGAACTTCCCGTTGTTGACGAAGCCTTATATCCGGATGTGGATGTATTTATCGCAACTTATAATGAACCCACATCGCTTCTGTTCAAGACGATTAATGGCTGTCTGAACATGGATTATCCTGATCGCTCCAAAGTACATATCCATCTGTGTGATGACTCCAACCGCCCCGAGATGCGGGAACTGGCTGCTCATCTGGGCATTAACTACCTTACGCGAACAGAGCATGTACATGCCAAGGCGGGTAACCTGAACAATGCCATGAAGCATACGTCTTCCCCACTAATCGTCACCTTTGATGCAGACATGATTCCAAAACATGATTTTCTGACGTCGTGCGTTCCCTATTTTCTGACCGGAGAAAAAATTGGTTTTGTGCAAACACCACAGAGTTTCTATAATCCCGATCAGTTCCAGTACAATCTGTACTCCGAGAACCGGATACCGAATGAACAGGACTATTTCTATCGGGACGTACAAGTGGGACGCAACAAATCCAATTCCGTCATCTATGGCGGAACAAATACTGTACTCTCCAGACAGGCACTGGAAGACGTCGGCGGATTCTATACCGGTTCCATTACAGAGGATTTTGCCACTGGTATTGAAATGCAGAGCAAAGGGTATCGCTGCTTTGCTACCAATAAAGTACTGGCCTCCGGACTTGCTCCCGGTGATCTGAAAAGTCTGATCAAACAGCGTCAGCGCTGGGCGCGCGGTTGTATCCAGACAGGTAAAAAAATGAACCTTCTCTTCAAAAAAGGACTTAGTTTTGCGCAAAAACTGAACTACATTTCTTCCATTACCTACTGGTACTCCGGGTTAAAACGACTGCTGTACATCATGTCACCCATACTGTTTGCCGTGTTCGGCGTTCTGGTTGTGAAATGTACCATTCTGGAGATTCTCGTGTTCTGGTTGCCGATGTATCTGTTGACCAACACCTGTCTGCGAATGTTATCCGGCAATATTCGAACCACCAAATGGACCAATGTATATGAGACCATTCTGTTCCCTTCCCTTCTGCCCGCCGTCATTCTGGAAACTCTGGGCATCACGATGAACAAATTCGTCGTTACCCGCAAAGACGGTGCGCAAAATGATGATCGGAACTATCAGATTAAACAGATGATTCCTCATCTGATTCTGGCGGTACTATCCATTATCGGAATCGTGAATTGTATCCACTGGACATTTAGCCAGGGAACAATTGGTTTCCTCGTTGTACTGTATTGGTTATTGATTAATTTCTACAACATCATGATGTCGATCTTCTTTCTGGCTGGACGCAAAGTGTTCCGCATTCACGAGCGCTCAATGGCTGCTGTGGATTGCACGCTCACAACGGAAGGGGAGATCATCTCCTGCATCACTCACGATCTCTCGGAAGGCGGCATTTCCGTCATGCTGGATACACCGAAGTACATTCCAAGTGATCTGGAGATTGGCATTAAACTGGTAAATGACCGGTATTCAAGCGAGTTTACAGGCAAGGTGGCACATGTCGCTTCGATCGGAAACCGTTGGAAATATGCTTTTACCGTTAAGGATATCACGGAACAAGAGCAGCGCCAGCTGCTGCACATCATCTATGATCGCGAACCTACACTGCCTCAGAAGCTGGACAAGGATATCAGTACATTTGAAGATATTCGTCTGAATTTTGTACGTCGGGGTCAGAGTGAGTTCATGTCCAACCGAAAGCTGGCACGAATTGCGCTAAATCGCGAATTGCCAACGGCAGATCATGGAACCGTGACATTGATGGATTTCAACTATGAATTCGTCTTGGTGGAGATGGAGCCTCATGATTTGGTCAATGAGATCCAACTTCCGCTTAGCGAAGACATCTCACTGGAATGCGTGTGGGTGCAGTCCCTGCGTAACAAACGAGGCAATTTGTACCGCGTGACCAATATTCGAGATATTGCTCGCAACCATCAGATGCCAACCTTGGAAGCTCTGCTGAAACAGTGGAATAAGGAACATATCCAGTTGGATAAAACAGGCCCTGCATCCCAGGGCAAGAACAACATCTCTCCAGACGAACTGAACGAGATGGCTTATCTATAG
- a CDS encoding alginate O-acetyltransferase AlgX-related protein: protein MHNFFAKKRITAFLFILVLVTFSVLNIIQSFGPIQKTLASADFHYSEAKELIHELDDDINEHVFDKFGFVEAYGYMQSLMWKNEENNFEVVKDMEGKLHYTYFATGPTDTKDLSDRVAALGAHLDPKTKLTYVMTPDKYVRGYTQFPEGIPYNYNNETADGFLANLKQDGIDTVDLREGLLESGIPAKDLFFTTDHHWKIKTAFWGFGQLVNHLDGMYDKPLDPDHYFTDLNNYNVVPYQDIFIGSQGRKAGKYFAGDDDFDLIYPKFKTDYSFYFKTGETEATLNGRFEDALLTTYPLNVQGATYDLTADKYFTYLYGNQGIVHVVNKDKPNGLKVLFIKDSLAVPMISFLSTVVSEIYLIDPRYYTGDIMDFASKTDLDHVFVSISPQDLVDEFFPYGSKD, encoded by the coding sequence ATGCACAACTTTTTTGCCAAAAAGAGAATCACGGCTTTCCTCTTCATTCTCGTGCTCGTGACATTCTCTGTTCTGAACATCATTCAATCCTTCGGGCCGATCCAAAAGACGCTGGCCTCAGCGGACTTCCATTATTCTGAAGCCAAAGAACTGATTCACGAACTGGATGACGACATTAATGAACATGTCTTCGATAAATTCGGCTTCGTGGAAGCGTATGGATATATGCAGTCACTCATGTGGAAGAACGAGGAGAACAACTTCGAGGTCGTAAAAGATATGGAGGGCAAGCTGCACTATACCTACTTCGCTACAGGGCCGACGGATACGAAAGATCTATCGGATCGGGTTGCTGCGCTGGGAGCACATTTGGACCCCAAAACAAAGCTGACCTATGTGATGACACCAGACAAATACGTACGTGGGTATACGCAGTTCCCGGAAGGCATTCCTTACAATTATAACAACGAAACCGCCGATGGCTTTCTGGCCAATCTCAAGCAGGATGGCATTGATACGGTGGATCTGCGCGAAGGGCTGTTGGAAAGTGGCATTCCGGCAAAGGATCTCTTTTTCACCACGGATCACCACTGGAAAATTAAAACCGCGTTCTGGGGCTTCGGCCAGCTCGTGAATCATCTAGACGGCATGTACGACAAGCCGCTGGACCCGGATCATTATTTCACGGACTTAAATAACTATAATGTGGTTCCGTATCAGGACATTTTCATTGGATCACAGGGTCGAAAAGCCGGGAAATACTTTGCTGGTGACGATGACTTTGACCTGATTTATCCGAAGTTCAAAACGGACTATTCCTTTTACTTCAAAACCGGCGAGACGGAAGCCACATTGAACGGCCGCTTTGAGGATGCTCTGCTTACGACCTATCCGCTGAATGTACAAGGAGCTACCTATGATCTAACCGCTGACAAGTACTTTACGTACCTGTACGGAAATCAGGGAATCGTTCATGTGGTGAACAAAGACAAACCGAACGGACTCAAGGTACTGTTCATCAAGGACTCTCTCGCAGTGCCGATGATCTCCTTCCTGTCGACTGTCGTGTCTGAGATTTATCTGATTGATCCACGGTATTATACGGGAGACATCATGGATTTCGCTAGCAAAACCGACCTGGATCACGTCTTTGTGTCCATATCGCCGCAGGATCTCGTAGATGAATTTTTCCCTTACGGATCGAAAGATTAA
- a CDS encoding DUF6366 family protein translates to MDFREDTREEKRERLRQEELKGNPMGTFGDGINRAQFGSFSDLVGGLGWKGTGILIILLMIGYVIYKLVF, encoded by the coding sequence ATGGATTTCCGAGAAGATACACGCGAAGAAAAAAGAGAACGTTTGAGACAAGAAGAATTAAAGGGAAACCCCATGGGTACGTTTGGTGATGGCATAAATCGTGCTCAATTTGGAAGCTTCTCAGATTTAGTTGGCGGGTTGGGATGGAAAGGCACTGGAATCCTCATTATATTATTGATGATAGGTTATGTAATTTATAAATTAGTGTTCTAG
- a CDS encoding MBOAT family O-acyltransferase, which yields MLFSSVIFLFYFLPLVLGLYYILRFSITAKNMLLLVASLFFYAWGEPWFVLIMLASICFNYIFALLVDKFRERRNAAYTIITLMLIVNLGMLFVFKYMAFALRIVNENTSFGLNIPNIALPLGISFFTFHGISYVIDVYRGHGAVQKNLFYVALYISFFPQLVAGPILRYNTIADQMVNRKESWDKFALGCCRFIVGLGKKVLLSNSMAIVADHIFSMGGTSDIPASLAWLGAIAYTLQIYFDFSGYSDMAIGLALMFGFKFEENFRYPYISRSITEFWRRWHISLGTWFKEYVYFPLGGSRVTNKDKMIRNLLIVWGLTGVWHGAEWTFVVWGLINFAFIALEKISNFDKGTRFNPLRHLYAMFIVVIGWVIFRSPDLIQAGNYLGNMFGLYGNGFWSETTWMFLKEYALFFILGILFCMPIATRMNKLMVDGARFSKPLELVYPVTIIVLFLVCVSYLVKGTYNPFIYFNF from the coding sequence GTGCTCTTTTCCAGTGTAATCTTTCTATTTTATTTTCTGCCGCTTGTGCTGGGGCTGTATTACATACTGAGATTCTCGATTACGGCCAAAAACATGCTGCTGCTGGTTGCCAGCCTGTTCTTCTATGCATGGGGTGAACCGTGGTTTGTCCTCATCATGCTGGCCTCCATCTGTTTCAACTATATCTTCGCCCTGCTTGTGGACAAGTTCAGAGAACGACGGAATGCCGCTTACACCATCATTACGTTGATGCTTATCGTCAATCTGGGTATGCTGTTCGTCTTTAAATACATGGCTTTTGCACTGCGTATTGTGAATGAGAATACAAGCTTTGGCCTAAATATCCCGAATATTGCGTTACCGCTAGGGATCTCGTTCTTCACCTTCCACGGAATTTCCTACGTCATCGATGTGTATCGCGGACATGGTGCTGTGCAAAAAAATCTCTTTTATGTGGCGCTGTATATCTCCTTCTTCCCTCAGCTCGTTGCCGGACCGATTCTGCGCTATAACACGATTGCCGATCAGATGGTTAACCGAAAGGAAAGTTGGGACAAGTTCGCACTGGGCTGCTGCCGCTTCATTGTCGGTCTGGGTAAAAAGGTGCTGCTATCCAACAGCATGGCGATTGTCGCTGATCACATCTTTAGCATGGGTGGGACCTCAGATATTCCAGCAAGTCTGGCATGGCTTGGAGCCATCGCCTATACGTTGCAGATTTATTTTGATTTCTCAGGCTACTCCGATATGGCGATTGGTCTCGCCCTCATGTTCGGTTTCAAGTTCGAAGAGAACTTCAGATATCCGTATATCTCCCGCTCCATCACTGAATTTTGGCGCCGCTGGCATATCTCGCTGGGCACCTGGTTCAAGGAATATGTTTATTTCCCACTCGGGGGATCACGTGTCACCAACAAGGATAAAATGATTCGCAATCTGCTCATTGTCTGGGGACTGACTGGCGTGTGGCATGGTGCGGAGTGGACATTTGTAGTCTGGGGATTGATTAACTTCGCATTCATTGCGCTAGAGAAAATCTCTAACTTTGATAAAGGTACACGCTTCAACCCGCTGCGGCATCTCTATGCCATGTTTATTGTGGTCATCGGGTGGGTGATCTTCCGTTCACCGGATCTAATACAAGCTGGCAACTATCTGGGCAACATGTTTGGACTGTACGGTAATGGATTCTGGAGCGAAACGACCTGGATGTTCTTGAAGGAATACGCGCTCTTCTTCATTCTGGGAATTCTGTTCTGCATGCCGATTGCCACGCGAATGAACAAACTGATGGTTGACGGCGCACGTTTCAGCAAACCACTGGAACTGGTATATCCGGTTACGATCATCGTTTTGTTCCTGGTCTGTGTATCGTATCTGGTCAAAGGTACATACAATCCGTTTATTTATTTCAATTTCTGA
- a CDS encoding effector binding domain-containing protein: MEQSLQELLRNARAEENTFLYMLHEEARIDQLLFWKYVNSIVELTRLTADQPLDREMASAVSFTYSKIMEHLQWHHSDRDVYEIQQFPYEYANLMVDCLGRVVDGFFKGIVLEEERFDEEFSNPASTGEMAEEQPAVLQLGYYKQNTNVHAIGFREEDGTYRIVLNEEEDRELFDSKLSRREVEGTYLFMAPDASSAHQLFHEWVMGNHTPYRSALDLKGAHSMNVKDNLIEQQSLTFVGIKRTFSCVDGENLREIPKMWQEALADGIEDRLNEFNNGAVSGLVGICIDQRELHSDQMEYWIATSHSGEVPEGLFSIEIPASHWMVFEADELAPEAIQRLWKYIMSEWYGATPYKHAGIPELEVYRGQGLPPQVWIPVKPLS, translated from the coding sequence ATGGAACAATCGCTTCAGGAACTGCTGCGCAATGCGCGTGCGGAGGAGAATACCTTTTTGTACATGTTGCACGAGGAAGCGCGCATCGACCAGTTGTTATTCTGGAAGTATGTGAACAGTATTGTGGAATTGACCCGTCTTACCGCGGACCAGCCGTTGGATCGGGAAATGGCGAGCGCTGTTAGCTTCACGTATTCCAAAATCATGGAGCATCTGCAATGGCATCATTCGGATCGGGATGTGTACGAGATCCAACAGTTTCCCTATGAATATGCAAATCTCATGGTGGATTGTCTGGGCAGAGTGGTTGATGGTTTCTTTAAGGGCATCGTGCTGGAAGAAGAGAGATTTGACGAGGAGTTTTCAAATCCGGCCTCCACAGGGGAAATGGCAGAAGAACAACCAGCCGTTTTGCAGCTGGGATATTATAAACAAAATACGAATGTGCACGCGATCGGTTTCCGAGAGGAAGATGGGACGTACCGAATTGTTTTGAATGAAGAAGAGGATCGGGAGCTTTTTGATTCCAAGCTGAGCCGCCGAGAGGTGGAAGGAACGTATCTCTTCATGGCTCCGGATGCCAGCAGCGCTCACCAATTATTTCATGAATGGGTGATGGGTAACCACACTCCATATCGTTCTGCACTTGATCTGAAAGGAGCCCATTCCATGAATGTGAAAGATAACTTGATTGAACAGCAGTCCCTAACTTTCGTAGGCATCAAAAGAACGTTCTCTTGTGTGGATGGCGAGAATTTGAGAGAGATTCCAAAGATGTGGCAGGAAGCTTTGGCGGACGGAATAGAAGATCGTTTAAACGAGTTTAATAACGGGGCCGTCTCCGGTTTGGTCGGCATTTGTATAGATCAGAGGGAATTACACAGCGATCAAATGGAATATTGGATCGCAACCTCACACTCCGGGGAAGTGCCTGAGGGTTTGTTTTCAATAGAGATTCCCGCGTCCCACTGGATGGTGTTCGAAGCCGATGAATTGGCGCCAGAAGCGATACAGCGGTTGTGGAAGTATATTATGAGCGAATGGTACGGAGCGACCCCTTACAAGCACGCGGGAATTCCGGAACTTGAGGTATACCGAGGTCAGGGTCTTCCTCCTCAAGTATGGATACCTGTTAAACCTTTGTCGTGA
- a CDS encoding MgtC/SapB family protein: MITFTSWMGNSVPFEYYVRILISAVLGLLIGFDRTHKNKPAGVKTYTFVTVASALITIVSIESVEVYGQLHNRTMMDPMRLAAQIVSGLGFLGAGLIMKAGFEVKGLTSAAMILFAGGVGIGTGAGFYGIVTFSMAVAFFFIRVGGWIEKWEHKKLVAKEEKKDLSA, translated from the coding sequence ATGATAACGTTTACATCCTGGATGGGCAACTCTGTACCTTTTGAATATTATGTTCGAATTCTGATCAGTGCTGTGCTTGGGCTGTTAATCGGATTCGATCGAACCCATAAGAACAAACCGGCAGGCGTAAAGACGTATACATTTGTCACTGTCGCTTCTGCGCTCATTACAATCGTATCCATTGAGAGTGTTGAAGTGTACGGACAGCTGCATAACCGAACGATGATGGACCCAATGCGTCTGGCGGCTCAAATCGTCTCGGGCCTTGGCTTTCTCGGAGCAGGACTCATTATGAAGGCCGGATTTGAAGTGAAAGGTTTGACATCTGCAGCAATGATCCTATTTGCAGGTGGGGTCGGTATTGGCACGGGCGCCGGTTTCTACGGAATTGTGACCTTTTCGATGGCGGTAGCTTTCTTTTTCATCCGGGTTGGGGGTTGGATTGAGAAGTGGGAGCACAAGAAGCTGGTGGCAAAGGAAGAAAAGAAAGACTTGAGTGCTTAA